TACGCGAAGCTGAAGACCGCCCCGAGCTTGCTGGCGGCAACGGCTGAATTGAGGGCGACCAGCCAGCGACGCGCGGCCGACGGCAAGCCGGTCTTCGCCGGCCTCCGCGGCGGCATCAACCGCCTCATCACAGCACTCGAAGCCGACCTGATCGCCCGAGGCGTCGAGATCCACCGCTCGGCACCAGTCCGCCGAATCACGCGCACCACCACAAGCGCCGCCGCCGCCGCCTCGTCCGGGACGGGGACGCCGGGCGGAACCGGCACCCACGGCGCCGCTGGCACGGCCGTGTCGTCCGGGAGCGCGAGCGGGACCTCGGGAACGCCCGGCGGGGCCGGGGACCGGCTGGTGTACGAACTAGAGGCCGGTCCCGTCCCCGCGCCGCGGTTCTTTCACGCTGATGCTGTGATCGTTGCCACGCCGGCCTCGCCCGCGGCGCGGATGTTGGCTGGGTTGGTGCCTGCGGCGTCGACCGAGCTGTCCGCTATCCAGTACGCGAGTATGGCGATCGTCACGCTCGCGGTGCGGAAGGCCGATTGGCCCGATCAGGCGAGCGGATCCGGCTTTCTCGTGCCGTCCGACGAGGGCCGCACGATCAAGGCGGCGACCTACTCGCACGCCAAGTGGCAGTGGTCGTCCGAGGCCGGTGGTGAGCTCGCTGTACTGCGGTGCTCGGTGGGGCGGCTCGGTGAGGAGTACGTGCTGCAGCGGTCCGACGAGGAGTTGACCGCGCTCGCGGCCGCCGATCTGCGCAAGGCGGTCGGGCTCGGCGCGCCGGTCGTCGGGGCGCTCGTGAGTCGCTGGGGCGGCGGTCTTCCGCAGTACGCCGTGGGCCATCTCGACCGGGTCGACCGCGTGGAAGCGGCCGTCGCCGGGGAGCCGGGGCTGGCGGTGTGCGGTGCGGCGTACAGAGGTGTCGGGATCGCGGCGTGCGTCGCCTCGGGGGGCCGGGCGGCAACCCGGGTGCGGGCTCACCTGGACGCATTGGCGACAATGGGTTCGTGACCGACGCGAACCAGCCCGAGAGCAGCACGCCCGCGAAGCCGAAGGCCCGCGAGCTGAACAACGTGATCCGCTACACGATGTGGTCGGTCTTCAAGGTGGAGACGCCGCTCGGTGACGCCGATCGCGCCGAGCTGGCCGCCGAGCTGACCGAGCTGGTCGGCAAGCTGGCGGCCGACGACGTGGTGATCCGCGGCTGGTACGACGTGGAGGGCCTCCGCGCGGACGCCGACTTCATGGTCTGGTGGCACGCGCCGACGTCGGACGTGCTGCAGACGGCGTACCACGCGCTGCGCCGGTCGCGGCTCGGGCGGCACCTGGCGCCGATCTGGTCGCAGCTCGCGCTGCACCGGCCGGCGGAGTTCAACAAGAGCCACATCCCGGCGTTCCTGGCCGACGAGGAGGCGCGTGGGTACATCTGCGTGTATCCGTTCGTCCGGTCGTACGAGTGGTACCTGCTGCCCGACGAGGAGCGTCGCCACATGCTCGCCGAGCACGGCAAGATGGCGCGCGGGTACGCCGACGTACGGGCCAACACGGTCGCGTCGTTCGCGCTCGGGGACTACGAGTGGATCCTGGCCTTCGAGGCCGACGAACTGCACCGGATGGTCGACCTGATGCGCGACCTGCGCGCGTCGACGGCCCGGCGGCACGTGCGTGAGGAAGTCCCGTTCTACACCGGCAAGCGAACCGAGCTCGGCGAGCTGGTCGCGAACCTCGCCTGACATGGAACGCAAGGCCTTTCCCGTCCTGTACGTCGGCAACGTCCGCCGCGCGGTCGACTTCTACGCGCTGCTGGGCTACGAGCAGACCTACCAGTTCCCGCTCGAGGGCGACCCGCACTACGTCGGCCTCGAACGCGGCGAGTCGTCACTCGGCCTGGCCGACACCAACTGGCCCGAGGCCCAGCTCGGCATCACCGTCGGCACGGCGCCGCGCTTCGAGCTGTTCGTGTACGTCGACAACGTCGAGACCCAGGTCGAGTCCCTGCGCGCCGCCGGCTACACGATCGTCCAGGAACCGGCCAACATGCCCTGGGGTGAACGCCAGGCCTACGCCTTCGACCCCGACGGCAACCCCGTAGCCCTCGCCACCCCGATCTGAGGGGGAGGGGAGGGCCGCTCTCGGCGGGCAAGGCCGGTTCCGGCTGACGACCTACGAACGCCCTACCGGGGTCAGAGCTGGGCGCTGAGTTCGATGTTGATGTCGTCCGGGTCCTGGAACGACAGGATGGCGGCGCCCATCTCGGTCAGGTCGGTGACCTCGCCGCGCGGGATGCCGGCCTCGTCCAGAGCCGTCGCCGCCTTCTCCAGGTCCGCGCGCGACGAGACGCCGAAGCTCAGGTGGTCCAGCCCGGTGCGGTCGGCGTCGAACTCCTCCGCGCCGACCGGGCGCAACCCGAACAGCGCACCCTGCGGCGTCTGGTACACGCACCCGCCGTACAACCGGGCCGGATCGTCGCGAACCCCCGGCTCGTTCACCGCGGCGGACTCGTCCGCCGCCACCGGCCAGCCGAACACCTGGTCGTAGAACGCCTTCGACCGGACGATGTCGGTGACCGTCAGCCGGACATGGGCGAAACCTTCACTCTGCACGATTGCCATGGCCCGCCGGTACCCCGGCGGACCGATGGCAACCTCAGGCCTCGGCCAGCGTCAGGCTGATCGAGTTGATGCAGTAGCGCAGGTCCGTCGGCGTGCCGTAGCCCTCGCCCTCGAAGACGTGGCCGAGGTGGGAGCCGCAGTTGGCGCAGCGGACCTCGACCCGCTTCATGCCGAGGGCGGTGTCCTCGATGTACTCGACGCGCTCCTCGGCGAGTGGGGCGAAGAACGACGGCCAGCCGCAGTGCGAGTCGAACTTGGTCTCGCTGCGGAACAGCTCCGCGTCGCACGCCCGGCACTTGTACACACCGACGGTCTTGGTGTCGGTGTACTCACCGGTGTACGGCCGCTCGGTGCCGGCCTTGCGCAGTACCTGGTACTCCGCGGGGGACAGCTGCGCGCGCCACTCCTGGTCGGTCTTGTCGATCGCGTACTGCTTGGTGCCGTCGGTCACGGTGCCCGTACCTCCTCAGGTCAAGGAGCCGGTTCCCCGGGGGAAACCGGCTCCTTTTCATTATCGGCGGCCGGGCAAGCGAAACCCCGTCCGGGGGCCTGGTGTCAGCGCCCCGTAATCACCGGTACCAGGACGGCAGCGGGATCAGCCGCACCACCTGCGGGTCGTGGTCGGAGATCTGGTCGGGGAACTCCGCGTTCATGTGCACCACGTCGTACGACGACGCCGGCTGCAGGTTCCGCGACATCAGGATCTGGTCGAGGATCTGGCTGTTGCCCTCGAACACGTAGCTGTACCGCTCCTTGGCGGGCAGCGTGCGCGGCAGATCGATCAGCGACGTCTTGCCGGAGCCGACCAGGATGTCGGTGGTCCGGCTGAAGTCGAAGTCGTTCAGGTCGCCGAGCACGACCACGTTGGCGCCGCGGTCCTTGGCCAGCAGCTGGTCGACGAAGGTCCGCACCGACTGCGCCTGCTGGTGCCGCTTCGGCGCCGAGCTCTGGACCGGCGGCTGGACCCGGCCCCAGAGCGGGTCGTCGCCGCCCTTGGAGCTGAAGTGGTTGACCACCACGAACAGCGACTGGCCGAGCCAGGTGAACTCGCCCGCGAGCGGCACCCGGGTGGCCTCCCAGGCCGGGTTGGCCGGGTCGACGCGACCGGGCGACGAGCTCAGGTGCGGCCGGCCGAACCGGTCGGTGGTGATCGTGGTCCCCACCGTGGAGCCGCCGCCCGCGCGGTCGACGAACTTGACCGGCCGGTCGGTGCGGTACATGAACGCGACCCGGATGTTGCCGCCCGGCTCGCCGCCTTCCTTGCCGTCGACCGGGTCGATCTGCCGCCAGGCGTACTTCGGGCCGCCGGCCTTCCGGATCGCCGCGGCCAGCGTGTTCAGCGTGACGTCCGCGGCGGTCGTCCCGGAGTTGGTCGCGCCGTCGTTGTCCTGGACCTCCTCGAGGCCGATGATGTCCGGCGACGCGAGGTTGTGCACGACCGCCTGGGCGAGGCCGTCGAACTTGGCGGCGCCGTCGGACGGGTCGAGGTTCTCCACGTTGAACGTCGCGACCGAGACCTGCAGGAGCGACGACGGCGTGGTCTTCTCGCGCTTCAGCGGACCGGGTACGACGGTCGGCGTCTGCGTGACCAGGAACTTGAAGTTGCCGAACCCGTAGTCCAGGACCCCGGTCACGGTCCCTGCGAGCGTGTCACCGGTCTTCGCGTCCGGCACCGGAGCCAGTACGTCGTCCAGCAGCACCCGCTCGGGGTTGCTGTCGTTCTTCTGCAGCAGGATCCCGCCGCGGACCGTCCGCAGCCCGGACCCGGCCGGAACCACCGACAGCTCGCGGAACGAGCTGGTCGGCCCGGTCACCTGCGGCTTGTCGATGCCGAGCCACATGCCCTCGAGCGACTCCCAGAAATCGAGCCCGTCGGTGGCCGGCTGGAACGTGCCGGTCGTCTCGACGTCGCCGTTCGAGTCGTCGTCGATCACCGTCGACGGCGGAACCCGCCCGCCCGGACCGACGATGGCCGGTGCGGGGATCGCGGCACCGGACCTGATGATCGTGACGGCCGGGTTGGTCAGCTCGGTGGTGGTCAGGTTGTCGCTGCCGCCCGATCCGCCCGGGCGGAACTCGGCGACCGTGCCCTGGACCGAGACCTCGTCGCCGACGGTCACGTTCGGCGCCGAGCTGGTGAAGACGAACAGGCCCTCACTGGTCGCCGGGTCGTCGTCCGGCGCGGTGTCCTGGAACCAGAACCCGTTGCCGCTCCTGGCGGTGACCACACCGGTGACGTCGCGAACGAGCTTGCCGTTCAGCGGCGACAGGTGCGCGGCGCCCTGGATCTCGTGGATCTTCGCCGGGATCGGGTCCTCGGCCGGCGGCGCGGAGGTCAGCGTCTTCGGCGACGGGTTCGCGGACTCGAACTCCGAGGAGTTGTTGTCGGCGTCCTTCGCCGGGTCCTTGCGGGTCGCCGACGTGGTGTTCGACAGCCCGGGCGCCGCGGCCGTCTCGAAGTCGTTGGCGGCGCCGTACCCGACGAAGTCGATCACGCCGGGCGCGGTGGCGCAGCCCGTCGCGCACGCCAGGGACGTCACCGAGTTCACGAGCGCGACCTTGCCGGACGCCGCGGACATGTTCACGGTGCCGGTCGCGTCGGGCGCGGGCATCGGCTGGCCGTTGGCCCCGCCGGACGCGCCCTGCGCGACGTAGACACCACCGGGCGCGATCGAGCCGGACAGCGTGATCTTGTTCGCCCAGGAGGTTCCGGCGGCCGCCGCGTACTGGATCGACCAGCCGGTCAGGTCGACCGGGGCGCTGCTGTTGTTGGTCAGCTCGACGAAGTCGTTCGTGTACGACGCGCCGGAGTTGCCGCCACCGCCGTACACCTCGGTGATGACCACGGTGGAGGAGGCGGCCTGGGCCGGGGCGGCCGCGACGGCGACCACTCCGGTCAGGACGAGAGACGATGTGACCACGAGGGCGCCCAGGCGGCGCCGTGATCGGTTCTGGGCAGACATGTGGCGGATTCTCACACCCGTAACGGACCTCGCCAAGGCCCAACACGTGAACAGCTGGTACGCCGTGGAACGCGAGGGTGATCATGCACCCGGCGGTCAGTGGTCGAGGGCAAGCAAACGATAGACCTCGAGCGGCTCGGCCTTGCCCTTCAGGCTGATCGGCCCGAGCGACTCGGTCACCGCATCGGGCAGCAGCGCCTTCGTCGCGGGCCCGATCGCGACGCCGCCGCCGGGCGCCTTGCCCTCGATCCGGCTGGCCACGTTGACGGTGTCGCCGATCACCGTGTGCGTCCGGCCACCCTCCGTGCCCAGCAGGCTGACCGACGCGATGCCCGTGTTGATCCCGACCCGGAACCGCGGCCAGTCCGGGTGCTCGGCGCGCACCTTCTCGGCCGCCACCTGCAAGGCGAGCCCGGCCGCGGCCGCCAGCCGGGCGTGGTCGGGCTGGTCGCCGCGCTTGTTGAAGGTGACCATCAGCGCGTCGCCGATAATTCGGTCCACCTCGCCGCCGTGCCGCCCGACGACCGGCGGGACGACGACCTCGAAGTACGTGTTCAGCATCGCGGTCACCTCGTCCGGCTCGTGCTGCTCGGAGAACGTGGTGAACCGCATCAGGTCCGCGAACAATACGGACAGTTCGCGCCGCCCGGCCACGGTGCCGGCGACGTACAGGTCGGAGAAGCGCTCCTCGTACCACTGGATCCGTACGCCGGCCACGACCAGCACGAACGCGGCGAGCAGCAGCAGGTGCCACTCCCACCACGACAGCGCCCAGTTCCGCGCGAAGACCAGCGCGAGCATCGCCTCGGCCAGCAGCACGAACGCCGACACCAGGGAGAGCAGCATCAGCGACGGCCGCGCGGACCACATCCGCAGGTAGCGCGCGGCCGCGACGCCGTACAGCAGGACGGTCGGTACGGCGAGCGCGGTGAGGATGCCGTCGGCAACTTCCGGTACGGCGGTGTCGTGCAGCGGCGGAAGTTGGGTGACCGAGGCAACGGCCCACAGCGCCATCAGCACCAGCAGCCCGGCCCGGATCCGCCGGCCGCGCCGCATCCACGCGACCGACCGCTCGCCCTCGAACCGCAGGCTCGACAGCACCGCGCCCACCGATCCGGCCGCGACCCCGACCGGCGTCGCGAGCACGAACCCGGCGTTCGGCGTACTGAGCAGCACGCCCGGCGTCGCCAGCGCGTGCAACGCGAGGAACCCGGCCGCCGCCAGGAACGCCAGCGACACCAGCAGCACCCGGGGATCTCCACGCCGCAACGCGGCCGAACCCATCGCCTGAGCCAGTACGGCGCTCAGCGCGGCGGTCAGCAGCACCAGCCAGAAGTGCGACGGGTGATGCTCCCAGTGCACGTCCAGCCTCGGTGCCCGCAGCAGCAGGAAGAGCGCGACGAGCGGCACCAGCAGGGCGGCAGCCGTCAACACGACCATCGCTACGGAGTACATGAAGCGGGGTGGGGTCGGGGGAGCGTCAGCCATCGGAGGCGGCCTGCTCGGCGATGCGCACGGCCTTGAGGTGCTCGTGGACCTGCGACACGACGACCGAACCCTCGCCGACCGCAGACGCGACCCGCTTCACCGACCCGCACCGCACATCACCGACCGCGAACAGTCCCGGGACCGTCGACTCGTACGGCTGCGGCGTCCGCGACGAGTTCCACAACCCCGACGCGATCGCGTCCGCGCCTGCGGCGACGAACCCGTGGTCGTCCCGTCCGACCGCGGCCGGCAGCCATCCGGTCCGCGGTTCCGCGCCGATCATCACGAACAACCCGTCGGCGGCGAGCACCTCCTCCGCGCCGGTGTCGCGATCGCGCAAGGTGACCTGCTCCAGCCGCCCGTCGCCGCCGCCGTCGACGACCTCGCTGGACGCCCGGACGGCGATGTTGGGCGCCGCGTCGATCACATCGATCAGGTACTGCGACATGGTGGCCGACAGCTCCGGCCCGCGAACCACCAGCGTCACCTGACGGCAGTACCGGGCCAGATGGATGACGGCCTGCCCGGCCGAGTTGCCGCCGCCCACCACACACGCGTCCAGCCCGGTCAGCCCGTGCGCCTCGGAAACACTGGCGCCGTAGTACACCCCGGCTCCGGTCAGCGCTTCCAGGGCCGGTACGCCGAGCCGCCGGTACGACACGCCGCTCGCCAGCACCACCGCCTTGGCCGACACCTCGCCGACTCCCTCGATCTCGGCGGTGAAGACGTTGTCCAGAGCATCGAGTTTCACGACCTCCCGCATCAGCGCGAAGTGCGCCCCGAACACCCACGCCTGCTGGTACCCGCGCTGCGCGAGTTCCGACCCGCTGATCCCGCGGGAGAACCCGAGGTAGTTGCGGATCAACGAGCTCGTCCCGGCCTGACCGCCGATCGCCTCCCGCTCGACGACCAGCGTGCGCAGCCCTTCGGACGACGCGTAGACCGCCGTCGCCAGCCCGGCCGGCCCGCCGCCGATCACCAGGACGTCGAAGTCGCGCTGCTCGTCGTCCAGCGTCGTCGAAACGCCCCACGCCTCGGCGATCTCCACGTCGGTCGGATCGTGCAGCACGGTCCCGCCGATCGCGGGCATCCACACCACGACGCCGTCGCCGGGATCGGGCTCACCGATCTCGGCCAGCACGAGGTCCGCGTTCGCGGTCCCGGTCGCGCGGAACGCGCTCGGGATCCCGTTGCGTCCGAGCAGCGCCTGGATCGCGTGCCCGCGCGCGGACCGCTCGTCGGCGACCACGACCACCTCGCGCAGGTTCGCGACCTCGTTGCGCGACCACTCCTGGACGAACTCCGCGACCGTGCGGTGGAACAGCTCGTCGTGCCCGATCCACGGCTTCAGCACGTAGTAGTTGATGTCGCCCTTCGACATCGCGGCCAGGATCGCCGCGGCCGTGGTCCGCTCGGCCCACGCACCCCACGGGATCGTCAGCGCGCGGCGCGCGTCGGGGTGCGCCTCGCGCGCCGTGGCCAGGACGGCGGCCCGCTCGTCGTCCGGCAGCTCGTGATCGACCAGTACGACGGCCACCCGCTGCTCGAGCTCGTGCGCCAGGTCCAGGCAGTGCAGCGCGGCGGCGGCCGTCAGCTCGCCGCGCACTCTGAAGTCGACGCCGAAGCTGCGTTCGAGCTCGTTCTCGATCCGGTCCAGCCGCAACGGATCACGGTCGACGACGAGCAGCAGCGGCCGCGCCTCGCGAAGGCTCGACCGTACGCCGGGTTCCCCACCCATGGATCGACGGTAAGTCCGGGGTCCGCGGCGCGGCAATGGACAAAACGTTTGATCACCGGCCCTGCCCGCCCCAGTGGGACAGGGCCGGTGATCAAGTACAACGAGCAGCCGGCTACGACGAGGTCGCGGCTTGGTTGCTGTCGGCGATCAGTTGACGCTCACCCCGGACCAGGCCGCGGCGACGGCGGTGCGCTCCGGGCTCGAGGCGCCGTACAGGTCGGTGGCCGCGTTCAGCGTCGCGGTCCGGGCCTGCGCGTACGTCGTACCGGTGGTCATGTAGGTCGTCAGCGCCCGGTACCAGATCTTGCCGACCTTGTCCTTGCCGATGCCCTGCAGCGTGGTGCCGTTGCAGGTGGTCGAGTCGTGCGGCAGTCCGCCGAACGTCTTGGGCCCGGTGCCCTCGGCGAGCAGGTAGGCGAAGTGGTTCGCGACGCCCGAGGAGTAGTGCACGTCGATGTTGCCGATGCCGGAGTACCAGCAGTCCTTGGACTGGCCGTCCTTGCTCGGCTTGTCCATGTACCGCAGCGCCGGGCGGTCCTTGAGGATCTCCTCGCCGATGTAGTAGTCGCCCGGGTCGGCGGTGTTGTTCGCGGAGAACTCGACCAGCGTGCCGAAGATGTCGCTGGTGGCCTCGTTCAGGCCGCCGGACTCGCCGGAGTACGTGAGGTTCGCGGTCGCGGTGGTGACGCCGTGGGACATCTCGTGCCCGGCGACGTCGATCGAGACCAGCGGGCCGGCCACCACGCCGTCGCCGTCGCCGTACGTCATCTGCTTGCCGTCCCAGAAGGCGTTCACGTAGTTCGTGCCGTAGTGCACGCGGCTCGGGACACCCTTGCCGTCGTTGAAGATGCCGTTCCGGCCGTGGATCAGCTTGAAGTAGTCGAACGTCTTCGCCGCGCCGTAGTGCGCGTCGACGGCGGCCGAGGCCCGGTCGGTGTTGACGCCGGTGCCCCAGTGGTTGTCCGCGTCGGTGAAGCGGGTCGGCACCGGGCAGCCCAGGCCGAACAGCTGGCACAGGATCGAGTCGGTCTTGTTGTTCGCGTCGGCGGTGTAGCCGTTGCCGCGGGCCGGGTCGGTCAGCGTGAAGCCGCCGGTGGCCGGGGTGGTGTCGATCCCGACCGTGCCGGAGTACAGGCTCTTGCCGTCGCCGCCCGCGGTGTGGATGTGCTGCTCGCTGACGAGCTTGGCGCCGGTCAGCGCGTCCACGGTCGTGGTGAGGTGGCTCGGCGTCCCGTCGGCCTGGGTGCCGCCGGTCGTGACCAGGTACGCCAGGCGGGGCGCGCCCTTGCGGGCCTCGATCACCAGGGACGGTTTGCCCTCGGCCTTCATCCCTCGGGACAGTATCCCGCCGGTCAGTGCCTTGGCGGTGGCACCGGCGAGCGAGATCTTCGGCGTCCGGTCGACGTTCGCCGACCGGGTCAGGGTCAGGCTGGCGTCCTTCCAGGCACCGTCCTTGGCCTGGTGCACCACGACGTCGCCGCCAAGCACCTTCAGGCCGCCGATGCTGCGGTCCATCCGGACGTGGCTGGTGCCGTCGGCGTCGACGATCACGTCGCGGACGGCGAACGCGTCGGCGCCGGTGGCCTTCAGCGTGCCGAGGTTCTGGCCGATCGCGGCCTTGACCCGAGCGGCCGCGGCGGCGGGAGACGGGCCGGGTTCGGCCTGCGGGGCGCCGGTGGCGGTCCCGGTGCCCAGGCCCAGGGCGGTGGCGGTCGCGACTGCGGTGGCAGCGGCGAGCAGGGCGGATCTGTTCATCCTCGTGCTCCTTCAAGAGTGTCCCGGGGGCCTCACGCCCCAGGAACGAGGTGCTGGAACGTTACCGCCCGGTCACCTAGGGTGGCCAGGGGTTGGGAAAAGTTCGCTTTTCCTGGTGGTCGCGCCCACTTCTGGTCCGTGCCGGGCGGTAGCGTCGCGGCATGGCGGCGACGAAGGCAATCGAGCTCGAGGTGGCTGGACGGACGGTCCGGGTGAGCAATCCCGACAAGCCGTACTTCGCGGACCGGGGGCTGACCAAGCTGGACATCGTTAAGTACTTCGTCGCGGTTGGCGACGGCATCCTCGGCGCGCTCCGGGACCGGCCGACCACGCTGGAGCGCTGGCCGGGCGGCTGGTTCGAGGGCGCGAAGCTGTCGACGCGGATGGACAACAAGGGCGACGCGTTCTACCAGAAGCGGGTCGCCAAGGGCGCGCCCGAATGGGTCGAGACGGCGACGATCAAGTTCCCGAGCGGGCGGCCCGCCGACGAGGTCTGCCCGACCGAGCTCGCGGTCGTCGCCTGGGCGGCGAACCTGGGCACGCTGACCTTTCACCCCTGGCCGGTACGACGTCCTGAGCTGGACTCGCCGGACCAGCTGCGGATCGACCTGGACCCGCAGCCGGGGACGGACTTCAAGAGCGCGGTCGCCGTGGCTCCGGCGCTGCGCGAACTACTGGCCGAGCACGGTTTGGAAGGTTTCCCGAAGACGTCGGGCGGCCGCGGGCTGCACGTGTACGTGCCGATCGAGCCGCGGTGGGATTTCATCCAGGCGCGGCGGGCGGTGATCGCGCTCGGGCGGGAGCTGTCGAAGCGGCTGCCGGACCAGGTCACGGTGAACTGGTGGAAGGAAGAGCGCGGCGAGCGGATCTTCATCGACTACAACCAGATGGCGCGGGACCGGACGATCGCCTCGGCGTACTCGGTGCGTCCGAACGCGCGAGCCCGGGTGTCGGCGCCGCTGCGGTGGGAGGAGCTGGAGGACGTCGTACCGGACGACTTCGACGTGCTGACGATGCCGGCGCGGTTCGCCGAGGTC
The Kribbella italica DNA segment above includes these coding regions:
- the ligD gene encoding non-homologous end-joining DNA ligase, with the protein product MAATKAIELEVAGRTVRVSNPDKPYFADRGLTKLDIVKYFVAVGDGILGALRDRPTTLERWPGGWFEGAKLSTRMDNKGDAFYQKRVAKGAPEWVETATIKFPSGRPADEVCPTELAVVAWAANLGTLTFHPWPVRRPELDSPDQLRIDLDPQPGTDFKSAVAVAPALRELLAEHGLEGFPKTSGGRGLHVYVPIEPRWDFIQARRAVIALGRELSKRLPDQVTVNWWKEERGERIFIDYNQMARDRTIASAYSVRPNARARVSAPLRWEELEDVVPDDFDVLTMPARFAEVGDLHAAVGEQAFSLDSLLELSAKHERDHGEADLPYPPEYPKMPGEPKRVQPSKDKDRPKD